From a region of the Panicum virgatum strain AP13 chromosome 2K, P.virgatum_v5, whole genome shotgun sequence genome:
- the LOC120695382 gene encoding uncharacterized protein LOC120695382 → MGDDRKAMYDGWSRTGEHTMEWARIANAFMTQAFASGCTVAKCPCKNCKNRLRQYRHEIQVHLCKDGFMPEYLVWHEHGELEHASESDGNDDEDRMDEMIADVGREYEKESPPEEVQKFFRLLATSDEKVHEGTNVTVLQAVTRLMAMKSKYNFANNCYNGILKLIIDLLPSNHKMPKDLYQSKKILAGLGMNYEKIDACENNCMLFWKEHENDTHCMHCNASRYVEVVSDDGEQVTTKVSVKQLRYMPITPRLKRLYLSQETAKQMRWHSEGKRESEDKDIMVHPSDGAAWQALDRFDPEFAKDSRNVRLGLSTDGFTPFSTSNSPYSCWPVFIMPYNLPPNMCMKEGYIFLAAIIPGHKHPGKKINVFMQPLIEELKELWQGVKAYDSHKKCEFTLRAAYLYSIHDLLAYGIWAGWCVHGKLCCPICMADTDAIWLKYGKKVSFFDCHRRFLPSNHPERRDIQSFRKGRKVTKGPSRRLTSEQKMAWHEKLKESVEGGFEGYGKEHNWTHISFLWELPYAKPLLLPHNIDLMHQERNVAESIISMCFDFTGQTKDNLNARKDLADLCDRPGLEVRTNTSGNESRPRAPYCVKPEERKQIFSWLKTLKFPDRYAANIKRCVNLNTGKLNGLKSHDYHIMMERLVPVMFRGYFKPDLWKMLAELSYFYRQICAKEVSKKMMRQWEKEIVVLRW, encoded by the exons ATGGGTGACGACCGTAAGGCGATGTATGATGGATGGAGTCGAACTGGCGAGCATACTATGGAATGGGCTCGTATCGCAAATGCTTTCATGACCCAAGCCTTTGCCAGTGGTTGTACTGTTGCGAAGTGCCCGTGTAAGAATTGCAAGAATCGTCTACGTCAGTATAGACATGAAATACAGGTTCACCTTTGCAAGGACGGATTTATGCCTGAGTACCTGGTGTGGCACGAGCATGGGGAGCTGGAGCATGCCAGTGAGTCAGACGGAAACGATGATGAAGATCGGATGGATGAGATGATAGCGGATGTTGGTAGGGAGTACGAAAAGGAGTCACCGCCGGAGGAGGTACAGAAGTTTTTCAGGCTTCTTGCCACCTCAGATGAAAAAGTGCATGAAGGTACCAATGTGACCGTTCTGCAGGCGGTGACACGCCTTATGGCGATGAAGTCCAAGTACAATTTCGCGAACAAttgctacaatggtatcttGAAGCTGATCATTGATCTCCTTCCCTCAAATCATAAGATGCCGAAAGACCTATACCAATCTAAGAAGATTTTGGCCGGTCTGGGCATGAATTATGAGAAGATTGATGCGTGCGAAAATAATTGCATGCTATTTTGGAAGGAACACGAGAACGATACTCATTGTATGCATTGCAATGCGTCCAGATATGTGGAGGTCGTGAGTGATGATGGAGAGCAAGTAACTACAAAAGTATCGGTCAAACAACTTCGGTACATGCCTATCACGCCAAGGCTTAAACGGTTGTATCTGTCCCAAGAAACAGCAAAGCAGATGAGGTGGCATTCCGAAGGTAAACGTGAGAGCGAGGACAAAGATATTATGGTGCATCCTTCAGATGGCGCAGCTTGGCAAGCTCTGGACCGTTTTGATCCGGAGTTTGCAAAAGACTCCAGAAATGTTCGTCTTGGGTTGTCAACAGATGGTTTCACTCCTTTCAGCACCAGCAATAGCCCTTATTCTTGTTGGCCTGTTTTTATCATGCCCTACAATCTGCCTCCCAACATGTGCATGAAAGAAGGATATATATTCCTCGCGGCCATCATTCCTGGTCATAAACATCCGGGGAAGAAAATCAATGTGTTTATGCAGCCATTGATTGAAGAGTTGAAAGAGCTGTGGCAAGGGGTAAAGGCATATGACAGCCATAAAAAATGTGAATTTACCTTACGTGCCGCGTATCTATACTCAATCCATGATTTGTTGGCATATGGCATTTGGGCTGGCTGGTGTGTCCACGGAAAATTGTGCTGCCCCATATGTATGGCAGACACGGATGCGATCTGGCTGAAGTATGGAAAAAAAGTCAGTTTCTTTGATTGCCATCGACGATTCCTTCCTTCTAACCATCCAGAGAGGAGAGATATTCAATCATTCCGAAAAGGCAGGAAGGTTACAAAAGGACCATCTCGTCGATTGACAAGCGAACAAAAAATGGCATGGCATGAAAAGTTGAAAGAGTCTGTAGAAGGTGGCTTCGAAGGGTATGGTAAAGAACACAACTGGACTCATATTTCATTtctttgggagctaccatacgCAAAGCCGCTGCTTCTACCGCACAACATTGATTTGATGCACCAAGAGCGTAATGTCGCTGAAAGCATCATAAGCATGTGTTTTGATTTTACCGGTCAAACCAAAGATAATTTGAATGCTAGGAAAGACTTAGCTGATCTTTGTGATCGTCCTGGGCTTGAGGTTAGAACAAATACAAGTGGAAATGAAAGTAGGCCACGAGCTCCATACTGTGTGAAGCCAGAAGAAAGAAAGCAAATATTTAGTTGGTTGAAAACATTGAAGTTTCCAGACCGCTATGCAGCTAACATCAAACGATGCGTCAATCTCAACACCGGTAAACTCAATGGGTTGAAGAGTCATGATTACCATATTATGATGGAAAGACTTGTACCGGTAATGTTCCGTGGCTACTTTAAGCCTGATTTGTGGAAGATGCTTGCTGAACTTAGCTACTTCTACAGGCAGATATGTGCTAAGGAAGTGTCGAAGAAGATGATGCGGCAGTGGGAGAAAGAAATCGTGGTGCTT CGTTGGTAG
- the LOC120681608 gene encoding uncharacterized protein LOC120681608, which translates to MQQMQQQMQYLMMAQFLAGGSTGSQFGMPQQSQGSESGQAYIPPPQGFMAMLGASRSGGQASTGVLPQMPPFGPWWQTPPAPFPPPAAGSRQGTPDGDIFLNLSGGGASGGGSNHDMAMD; encoded by the exons ATGCAACAGATGCAGCAACAGATGCAGTATTTGATGATGGCACAG TTCTTGGCTGGGGGTAGCACCGGATCTCAGTTCGGTATGCCGCAGCAATCACAAGGTTCCGAGAGTGGCCAAGCATATATTCCACCACCTCAGGGATTCATGGCGATGTTGGGCGCATCTCGGTCTGGAGGCCAAGCTTCTACAGGTGTTCTCCCACAAATGCCGCCGTTCGGTCCGTGGTGGCAGACTCCGCCAGCACCATTTCCTCCACCAGCAGCG GGTTCTCGTCAAGGAACGCCTGATGGCGACATATTTCTCAATTTGAGCGGTGGAGGTGCGAGTGGCGGAGGTTCGAACCACGACATGGCGATGGATTGA
- the LOC120681616 gene encoding cyclin-D4-1-like, whose amino-acid sequence MPLPTLYAAPYKETSRRPNPSLTRPSSTPRSHQARGRTRAAGGRRRGRRRPSYQRSQTHPPSVPVSDYRNLCREEGIMPPSSYEMAASILLCAEDSSSILGLGAEADEEVPARGSRARGEPRVEFPVPSEECVAGFVEAEAAHMPREDYAERLRAGGLDLRVRTDAVDWIWKVHAYYNFRPLTACLAVNYLDRFLSLYQPPEDKAWMTQLLSVACLSLAAKMEETYVPPSLDLQVGDARYVFEAKTIQRMELLVLSTLKWRMQAVTPFSYIDYFLHRLNGGDAPSRRAVLRSAELILRVTRGTHCLDFRPSEVAAAVAAAVAGEERAADIDKACTHRVHKERVSQCLEAIQAAGALPAGAVPAPPKTEGRSGGGGGRASSSVSVPRSPTGVLDAGCLSYRSEDTTVASSSQARSFCDENDSSPAVCSKRRKISR is encoded by the exons ATGCCCCTGCCTACTCTGTACGCTGCTCCATACAAAGAGACCTCTCGGCGCCCAAACCCCTCGCTCACTCGCCCCTCTTCCACTCCTCGCTCGCACCAAGCCAGGGGAAGAACACGAGCGgcaggagggagaagaagagggaggaggagaccAAGTTATCAGAGGAGCCAAACCCACCCACCATCAGTACCTGTATCAGATTACCGAAACCTCTGTAGAGAGGAGGGAATAATGCCTCCGAGCAGCTACGAGATGGCGGCCTCCATCCTGCTCTGCGCCGAGGACAGCAGCAGCATCCTGGGCCTCGGAGCGGAGGCCGACGAGGAGGTGCCGGCGCGGGGAAGCAGGGCGCGTGGGGAGCCCCGCGTGGAGTTCCCCGTCCCCTCCGAGGAATGCGTCGCCGGGttcgtggaggcggaggcggcgcacaTGCCCCGGGAGGACTACGCCGAGAGGCTGCGCGCCGGGGGCCTGGATCTCCGCGTCCGGACGGACGCCGTCGACTGGATTTGGAAG GTCCACGCGTACTACAATTTCAGACCTCTCACTGCCTGCTTGGCCGTCAACTACCTGGACCGCTTCCTCTCGCTCTACCAGCCTCCA GAAGACAAGGCCTGGATGACGCAGCTGCTGTCCGTGGCGTGCTTGTCCCTGGCAGCCAAGATGGAGGAGACCTACGTTCCCCCGTCTCTCGACCTGCAG GTTGGGGACGCACGGTACGTGTTCGAGGCGAAGACGATCCAGAGGATGGAACTCCTGGTCCTCAGCACGCTCAAATGGAGGATGCAGGCGGTCACTCCCTTCTCGtacatcgactacttcctccaCCGGCTCAACGGCGGCGACGCGCCCAGCAGGCGCGCCGTCCTGCGATCCGCAGAGCTCATCCTGCGCGTAACCAGAG GGACGCACTGCCTGGATTTCCGGCCCTCGGAGGtcgccgcggccgtcgccgccgccgtcgccggagaagaGCGCGCCGCAGATATCGACAAGGCTTGCACCCACCGTGTCCATAAG GAGAGGGTGTCGCAATGCCTCGAGGCGATCCAGGCCGCCGGGGCCCTGCCGGCCGGCGCCGTGCCGGCACCGCCTAAAACCGAaggccggagcggcggcggcggcggcagggcctcTTCCTCCGTCTCCGTGCCGCGGAGCCCCACCGGGGTGCTGGACGCCGGCTGCCTGAGCTACAGGAGCGAGGACACGACTGTTGCCTCGTCGTCGCAGGCAAGGTCCTTTTGCGATGAGAACGACAGCTCCCCGGCCGTTTGCAGCAAGAGGAGGAAGATTAGCAGATGA